In a single window of the Motilibacter peucedani genome:
- the rpmF gene encoding 50S ribosomal protein L32 has translation MAVPKRKMSRSNTRSRRAQWKAAPITLTACERCSSPKLPHTACPTCGTYARRQILDV, from the coding sequence CGTTCCCAAGCGCAAGATGTCGCGCAGCAACACCCGCTCGCGCCGCGCCCAGTGGAAGGCGGCTCCCATCACGCTGACCGCGTGCGAGCGCTGCAGCTCCCCGAAGCTCCCGCACACGGCGTGCCCGACGTGCGGCACCTACGCGCGCCGTCAGATCCTCGACGTCTGA
- the mutM gene encoding bifunctional DNA-formamidopyrimidine glycosylase/DNA-(apurinic or apyrimidinic site) lyase, whose product MPELPEVEVVRRGLVDHVAGRVVASAEVLHPRSTRRHSAGPTDFSDRLAGRRLAVPARRGKYLWVPLEDGAEALLVHLGMSGQLLVQPPGAPDEKHLRVRLRFADDGPEVRFVDQRTFGGLALVPTGADGLPEPVAHIARDPLDPAFDELDTVRRLRARRTGLKRALLDQTLVSGIGNIYADEALWRARLHYARPTEKLTRGQALTVLGEARQVMAEALGQGGTSFDALYVNVNGQSGYFDRSLHAYGQAGRPCDRCGTPIRRAAFMNRSSFWCPVCQPAPRRPAA is encoded by the coding sequence GTGCCCGAGCTGCCCGAGGTCGAGGTGGTGCGGCGCGGCCTCGTCGACCACGTCGCCGGCCGGGTCGTGGCGAGCGCCGAGGTGCTGCACCCGCGCTCCACGCGCCGGCACTCCGCCGGCCCCACCGACTTCTCCGACCGGCTCGCCGGCCGCCGGCTCGCGGTGCCCGCCCGGCGCGGCAAGTACCTCTGGGTGCCGCTCGAGGACGGCGCCGAGGCGCTGCTCGTGCACCTGGGCATGAGCGGCCAGCTGCTCGTGCAGCCGCCGGGCGCGCCCGACGAGAAGCACCTGCGCGTACGCCTGCGCTTCGCCGACGACGGTCCCGAGGTCCGCTTCGTCGACCAGCGCACCTTCGGCGGCCTCGCGCTCGTGCCGACCGGTGCCGACGGGCTGCCCGAGCCGGTCGCCCACATCGCCCGCGACCCGCTCGACCCGGCGTTCGACGAGCTCGACACCGTCCGGCGCCTGCGAGCGCGGCGGACCGGGCTCAAGCGCGCGCTGCTCGACCAGACGCTGGTCAGCGGAATCGGCAACATCTACGCCGACGAGGCGCTCTGGCGGGCGCGGCTGCACTACGCGCGGCCGACCGAGAAGCTGACGCGCGGCCAGGCGCTCACGGTGCTGGGGGAGGCCCGGCAGGTCATGGCCGAGGCGCTGGGGCAGGGCGGGACGTCGTTCGACGCGCTCTACGTCAACGTCAACGGCCAGAGCGGGTACTTCGACCGCTCGCTCCACGCCTACGGGCAGGCGGGTCGGCCCTGCGACCGGTGCGGCACCCCGATCCGGCGGGCGGCCTTCATGAACCGGTCGTCGTTCTGGTGCCCGGTGTGCCAGCCGGCGCCACGGCGGCCGGCCGCGTGA
- the rnc gene encoding ribonuclease III produces the protein MSSPADATQPSGATPEELARRLGVPFAPETLELALTHRSYAYEQGGLPTNERLEFLGDAVLGLVVTDTLYRLHPDLPEGQLAKLRAAVVNSRALAEVARRLELGRHVRLGRGEETTGGRDKSSILADLVEALIGAAYVDRGLEEATALVHRLVDDLVEQAAALGAGLDWKTSLQEMTAALGAGPPQYRITSTGPDHAKTFAASVVVDGEVRGEGSGRSKKEAEQQAASAAWAVLRALADASAG, from the coding sequence CTGAGCTCGCCCGCGGACGCGACCCAGCCTTCCGGCGCCACGCCGGAGGAGCTGGCGCGCCGGCTCGGCGTCCCCTTCGCCCCGGAGACGCTCGAGCTCGCCCTCACGCACCGCTCCTACGCCTACGAGCAGGGCGGGCTGCCGACCAACGAGCGGCTCGAGTTCCTCGGCGACGCCGTCCTCGGGCTGGTCGTCACCGACACGCTCTACCGGCTCCACCCGGACCTGCCCGAGGGCCAGCTGGCCAAGCTGCGGGCCGCGGTGGTCAACAGCCGCGCCCTCGCCGAGGTCGCCCGGCGTCTCGAGCTCGGACGCCACGTCCGTCTCGGCCGCGGTGAGGAGACCACCGGCGGGCGCGACAAGTCCTCGATCCTCGCCGACCTGGTCGAGGCGCTCATCGGCGCCGCCTACGTCGACCGCGGTCTCGAGGAGGCCACCGCCCTCGTCCACCGGCTCGTCGACGACCTGGTCGAGCAGGCCGCCGCGCTCGGCGCCGGCCTCGACTGGAAGACCTCGCTGCAGGAGATGACCGCCGCGCTCGGCGCCGGCCCGCCGCAGTACCGCATCACCAGCACCGGCCCCGACCACGCCAAGACCTTCGCCGCGTCCGTGGTGGTCGACGGCGAGGTGCGCGGGGAGGGCTCCGGGCGCAGCAAGAAGGAGGCCGAGCAGCAGGCGGCCTCCGCGGCCTGGGCCGTCCTGCGCGCGCTCGCCGACGCCTCCGCCGGCTGA